The Candidatus Acidiferrales bacterium genome includes a window with the following:
- the tuf gene encoding elongation factor Tu (EF-Tu; promotes GTP-dependent binding of aminoacyl-tRNA to the A-site of ribosomes during protein biosynthesis; when the tRNA anticodon matches the mRNA codon, GTP hydrolysis results; the inactive EF-Tu-GDP leaves the ribosome and release of GDP is promoted by elongation factor Ts; many prokaryotes have two copies of the gene encoding EF-Tu), with the protein RPQFYFRTTDVTGDVKLAAGVEMVMPGDNVTVDVQLITPVAMDKGLRFAIREGGHTVGAGAVTEVLE; encoded by the coding sequence TCGGCCGCAGTTTTACTTTCGGACGACGGACGTGACGGGGGACGTGAAGCTGGCGGCGGGGGTGGAGATGGTGATGCCGGGGGACAACGTGACGGTGGACGTGCAGTTGATCACGCCGGTGGCGATGGACAAGGGGTTGCGCTTTGCGATACGAGAAGGCGGGCACACCGTAGGAGCAGGAGCGGTGACGGAGGTATTGGAATAG